In Megalobrama amblycephala isolate DHTTF-2021 linkage group LG9, ASM1881202v1, whole genome shotgun sequence, the sequence gacatttcaacgttttgaatttttacctttacataaaaaatggatttatgttaatgtattatttatgttaatttatgtatatttacatttttatatgtataaacaactgttcagaagtttggggacagtcattttattaaaagaaattaatacttttattcagcaaggaggatgcattaaattgatcaaaagtgtcagtgaagacattttataatattacaaaaaaaaaaaaaattctatgcccaataaatgctgtaaactttctatttatcaaagatccctgaaaaaatatatcatggtttccacaaaaaataagcaaatcagcatattagaatgatttctgaaggatcatgtgacactgaagactggagtaatgatgctgaaaattcagctttgacatcacaggaataaatgacattttaaaatatagtaaaatagaaaacagttattttaaatggaaataatatttcacaatattactgtttttactgtgttttgatcaaataaatgcagcttggtgagcagaagagacttctttcaaaagcatcttACCAATCCCAAATTTTTGATCTACAGTGTATTTAATATGTATACTATGTGTCCAAATactgtatgtcatgtattttcCCACCATGCTGTGTGTAGGCTGATGTGATTGATGAAGCTTATAACTTGGTGGTGGACGCCATCTTTGGATTTAGTTTTAAGGGTGCGGTGCGAGAGCCATTCGGAGACATCCTCTCCAAACTAAAGAAAATCACTGTTCCCATTGCTAGCGTCGACATACCTTCAGGTGAGAATTCACACACACCATAATCAGAAAACCACTGATTTTATTGGAATCCAAGCAAATGTTTTGGATTTATTAACATGTTTGATTAGCATTTAAGAGCCAAAAAGCATCTTTTTATTGCATTAAATACCAGGTAATGGTAAGTTAAATAGTTATTTATGACCAAAGATGTGCTGTCTCTTTCACTCCTTAGGCTGGGATGTGGAGAAAGGCTGTCCTGATGGGATTCAGCCTGACATGCTTATCTCCCTCACGGCCCCTAAGAAGGCGGCCAATCACTTCAAAGGACGCTATCACTTCCTGGGAGGACGATTCGTTCCTCCTGCACTTGAACAGAAATACCGGCTGAATTTGCCTCAATACCCAGgcactgactgtgtttatcagCTGAACTGAACATTAAGCCTTTCATCTCACTTTTGTGTCACTAATCAAAAACACCTGGAATGAATATACTGATGAGTTATAATTGTATGGTTTACCACTCTGAATACTTCTTCTGCTTTTGTTTTAATGGGTAGATTAAGGATGTTTAAAGATATTGACTCTTTAGTGCCAAGATTGTTAGAGAATGTTTCAAGAAACAACTCTGATAGTTAAGCATTTATAAAAACctcaatataaaataaataaaaaatatttaattctagttTTTGATGGTTTCGGGATTTATTGACTAAGCCAGAGTAATTACTGTATTAttgttttgtgttatttgtTATATTGGTTGCATATGGAAATATTTCAAATGGAATTAAAAATAGcataaaaataacactttatgcTGACAtctataaatgtaaatgaatatgTTTATAGACAAATCAGAACACACATGCAATTGTATTGAGCAAATCACACCGTAAGTCCAGCACATTGCCGTAACTTGCATAAAATTTCTTATATTCATTGAAACAACAGCTTTTTGTGCCTGACTAAGGTCTTAAAATAATACTGTTTCAGTTAAATTGAATTTTGCAAGTTGCAGCTGTGTGCAGAgctctacggaagaggattagggtcaagcaataataaaaaaataaaaccatctcgagattaaagttgttcgagaaaaaacatgttcaatttcgagaaaaacgtTGAgattaaaatgttgagaataaactcattaaattatgagaaaaaactcgttaaatttcgagataaaatgttgagaataaagtcattaaattacgagaaaaaagtcattaaattaagagaacaaatttgttaaattatgagaaaaatgttaaatgtcgagaaaaaagtcgagataaaatgttgagaatacagtgattaaattatgagaataaagtgattaaattatgagaataaagtcataaaattatgagaataaagtcattaaattatgagaataaattcattaaattatgagaataaagtcattaaattatgagaataaagtcattaaattacgagaaaaaagtcgttaaattatgagaaaaatgttaaatgtcgagaaaaaagttgagataaaatgttgagaataaagtcattaaattatgagaataaagtcattaaattacaagaaaaaagtcgttaaattatgagaaaaatgttaaatgtcgagaaaaaagttgagataaaatgttgagaataaagtcattaaattatgagaataaagtcattaaattatgagaataaagtcattaaattacgagaataaagtcattaaattacaagaaaaaagtcgttaaattatgagaacaaattcgtaatttaacgacttttttctcgtaatttaacgagtttattctcaacattttatctcgacatttttctcgaaatttaacaactttaatctcgagatggttttatatttttattattgcttggccctaatcctcttccgtagagcTCTTTGCATTTCTATAATAATTCTGCAGTTATTTTTTGGAGGCAAGAACTCAGGTCTCAGTGTCACCTTTtagggaaaaaaattaatttaatgcaaaaatatcaataattgaTAAATGTCTCATTGATCAGTCCAACATATGTACTTTGTTTCATAGAGTGAGTTTATATTTTACAGACTTAAAGTCTGTACTGAAATAGAATTTATTTCTGTTCATTTCAACACCATATAAATAGCTTTATAATACATCACAACCCATTTGTGGTTTATTCATAAGAGTAATTTACATTCATGTCTAGTGATAATAAACAATCTAAAAACGCATCATGTTTTACATCATCAGTTCTAATTGTTTACaccttttaaaagtaaaaaacaagccaaaaaaacaataactCTAAAAAACGCTGGTCCCCTCCCTATTTTCCTCATTGAATGAGGGTCAAGTATGAAGTACATCCATGCAGGTATGACATAATCAATGTCATAGAGAAATGTCTTTGTTTTGCTCTTGATGACTTTGTCTGGATGATCTTTCATCTGTTCAGCTTTTACAGCAGGACTGTCTCTCCTCCTTGAACTCGCTGGTGGGGCCCAAGGTCTGACCCAGGGTCACCGCACTGATAGAACCTCTGGTCACCTCTTTACTAGCCACTTTCTTGTGTATTGCTGATGGATGAAACATCATTGAACACTGTCTTTATGCATTTAAAGTGAGTCAAGATGGATTTTAAACTTAAGGTATAAACTGGTTTTGACTCCATAGTAAATATAAATCCTGAAATAGTTTGCTGTGCTtcaatgttaaagggttagtttaaccaaaaatgaaaattctgtcattaattactcaccctcatgtcgttccacacccgtaagacctttgttcatcttcggaacacaaattaagatattttttgataaaatctgatggttcagtgaggcctgcattgccagcaagataatttcctttttcaatgcccagaaagctactaaaaacatatttaaaacagttcatgtgactgcagtggttcaaccttaatattataaagtgacgagaatactttttatgtgccaaaaaaataaataaagactttattcatcaatatctagtgatgggcgatatcaaaacactgcttcatcaagcttcgaagctttacgaatcttttgtttcgaatcagcgattcagagcgccaaaatcaccTGATTTcagtcataagtgtttcgaaattgcAATAGTTCATGTGAATTTGGTAATTTGATtcgtgctccgaaccactgattcgaaacaaaaagatttgtaaagctttgaagcttcatgaaacagtgttttgaaatcgcccatcactagatattgttgaataaagtcgctattttgtttttttggcgcacaaaaagtattctcgtcactttataatattaatattgaaccactgtactcacatgaactgttttaaatatgtttttagtatctgggcattgaaagtggaaattatcttgctggcaatagaggcctcactgagccatcggattttatcaaaaatgtcttaatttgtgttccgaagatgaacgaaggtcttacgggtgtggaacgacatgagggtgagtaatgaatgacagaattttcatttttgggtgaactaaccctttaacagtgaCAGAAGTAAAAAGAAAACTCACCTGTTAGAACTTCAAGGAAGGCGGATTCAACATTAGTTGACTCTAATGCAGAAGTCTCCATAAAAAGTAAGCCTTTGGCCtctgttttataaaaaaattgacaaaatataTGTCAGTACAGCTTTGTGTTTCATAGTACAGTATGTCTTAAAGTgatattcacccaaaaatgaaaattctgtcatcatttactcacattcatgtcattccaaacctgtatgactttcttcttcagaacacaaaagaagatattttgattggggtccaaacaacattggacTGTCAATGCATTTCGCAGAAGAAAGTAAGACAGACTTAgagcaacatgagggtaagtaatgaCAACAGAATGTgtgtgaactatcactttaggGCTGAAATGTCCTTAAAAGGGTTATAACATGTACCTGCGAAGTCCTTAGCCTCCTCTGTTGGTACAGTGCGTACGTTTCCCAGGTCACTTTTATTTCCCACAAGCATGACTACTATATGAGGATCAGCGTGGTCATACAGTTCCTTCAGCCATCGCTCAACGTTCTCGTACGTCAGGTGCTTGGTGATGTCATACACCAGCAATGCACCCACTGCTCCCCTGTAATACCTACAAGAGCCAAACTATTCATTATTACACATGCAGAAACAGGAATTGGCTCAAATTGTGCTTTATGAGTCATTATTTGGTTTACAATGAATTAccaaataattacatttaactTGTAAAATCATGCAATATAAGTAGTGGTGACTCCCAAAAAAGTATTCTGGATATTTAAAAAACGTATCAGTGTCACTGCAATAGATTCAGTGacataaaatatcaaaccaaatgGCATCTACAAACAAATTAGGATACAGTAAAAGAGTTAAAAGTCATGCAAATATATTTGGGGCCACTGTAGATGTCAGTTATACTTCTAACTGTTTACCAGGTGAGAAAAGGAGTGGTTCTGGGTGTGATGCTAAATCCATTACAACAAATTCCACAGGCTGCTGCACTGTCTTAAATAAGGATTCATGTGAACGTACATAGATCAGAGTTATCAGAAGGATTAAAGGATATATAGTTTGAGATGACAATAATGAGGGACTTACGCTGAAGTAATAGCTCTGTAGCGCTCTAGCCCCGCAGTGTCCCAGATCTGGGCCTTGATGGTAATATTATCCACTTGAATGGAGCGAGTGCTGAATTCCACCCCAATGGTTGTACGGCTGTCATGATTGAACTCGTTTTTGGTAAATCTTGACAGTAAGTTGCTCTTTCCAACCCCTGATTCCCCAATTAAAACCACTGAAAGACAACAAAAGCTTGCTTTTTTCCTAATTCacaaaatcaataaaattcAAATGATAAGACAGAAAGAGAACATTTATTTAGTATAGGCTATTGATTATCACCAAGTTTCAGAACTATCATTGTAAAAACAGTTTCACATAAATCTGATCTCCAATAAACATAAATCAAACTTACCTTTGAAGACAAAGTTGTAGGCTAAATCTGTCCCCATGTTCACCCTAGCAGTATTGTGTCAGTCTGTATTTAGTGCTTACGTGTTACTCTAGCTCAAAATCCACTGGGAGGAGAAAAGCAGATGCTCAAGTTTCTGAAAAGGTTTATATATCCATTCTTGTGTTGGTCTAAAGGCAGATTCCACACGGCTAGACTCTTCTTTGAGACAGTTGGGGTGGGAGAGCAGGTGAAACAGGTAGAACCACCGACACAATGGGAGTGACTTCATGATTTTACACAAATTACAGCCGCTTCTCAATCCAGCCGTAGCTACATGTATCCTATGCTGTATGTATGCATGCAAATCATAAAGCTGAGTCATAAAACGAGCTGTCTTGTATCAACAGGTACTTCTCAAACCGACACATTCAGAACTCCTTGAACAGATTCAGTTCTTGTAAACATAAACCTTTGTGTTTCACTGTGATGTATTAGCAGAGGTGTTCTACTTCAGTGCAAAATcttttaatgaaaatgcaaatgtacttttttttattcaaatttaccagtttatagtgtttgtttcATGTGTTACACTGGTAAATCACACCTTAGCTGTTCATATGCAGCATTTACACaatcattgtcgtgtaaatgttTGGTTTTAAGGACCGAAACTTCTCTGGCTTCAATTTATGACCTTTAGCAATATTAAGGATTACGTAATTTCACGACAAAGAAGAGCAAAGAATGCGGTAAACCTAAATCAGAATTTGACAGCCACAAAGGCGTGAATGTTCATCCTCCTCACCTGTTGGCGGCAGCACCGCGCTGATGTGGCGCTGTTGTGTTGTATTGTATCGCGGATGGAAAACGAAGCGCTTCCGTTAGTACACACGCCGGGTTCATCATGGCGGCGGGACCGATTTCAGAACGAAATCAAGGtaaatttataaatttaaaatcgTAGAATACTTTTAGGCAATATTCAAGAAAGTTTTGCAGCAATacgaaaacattttaaattcttcATGTCATCTCTACTAGCACCGAGTCGCTCACTTCCATTCATTCAAATACGCTTggtaaaaacaaataacaaagaagtTTGGggtttaatttaaataaagtgtaacaaaACGATGTAATGTATGCATATATAGTGgtggtagtagtagtaataataatcgTATGCGTATTTTATAAGCTGTCTTATCTTTGTGTCCAGTGCAgtagtatttattttgagcatattttattttcagatgCCACTGTATATGTGGGTGGTCTTGATGAGAAGGTCTCTGAGCCTCTTTTGTGGGAGCTTTTCCTGCAAGCTGGTCCTGttgtaaacacacacatgccCAAAGACAGAGTAACAGGACAACATCAAGGTGAGTTTCCATATCATTGTGCATTCAGATTTCTATTATTTTTGCATGATTAAAAATTGATATTGGTCTCTGTTCTTCAGGTTATGGCTTTGTGGAGTTCCTCAGTGAAGAGGATGCAGACTACGCCATAAAGATCATGAACATGATCAAACTTTACGGCAAACCCATACGAGTCAACAAGGCTTCGGCGCACAACAAGAACCTCGATGTCGGGGCCAACATCTTCATTGGCAACTTAGATCCTGAGATTGACGAGAAACTCCTTTATGATACTTTCAGCGCTTTCGGTGTGATCCTTCAGACACCGAAGATCATGCGAGACCCGGACACGGGCAACTCCAAGGGTTATGCTTTCATCAACTATGCCAGTTTTGATGCCTCCGATGCAGCTATTGAGGCCATGAACGGCCAGTATCTCTGCAATCGGCCCATCACTGTTTCATACGCATTTAAGAAGGACTCAAAAGGCGAGAGGCACGGCTCAGCTGCAGAGCGTCTCCTGGCCGCCCAGAATCCACTTTCACAGGCCGATCGCCCCCATCAGCTTTTCGCAGACGCCCCACCGCCTCCCAGCATTCCCACACCTGTCATGACCGCCATGGGTGCAGGGATGCCAATGCCAGGTTAGATATTATGAGGATTTTGAACCCTTTCTGACATTTTGTTTTCCAAATATTTATCTATTACACAGCCTTGCATCTTGAGAAAATCTGCTGATTTGCAAAAAAGGCCTAATATTACCTTGATTCTGAgttgaaaatattaatataatatttcccTCACATACAGTTTTTCCACAAATAGGAATGCAGATTTAGGGGTGCAACTttgaataaagtagctaatcaaatgtaaaacaacattgcatataatcttcactgtataaattaaataaagattcaTTAATAAttaagttacaaaagctattcagttAAGAGCATCaagtgatttccttgtcttttgtttgtttgattaacataaaCACATACAGACAGCAGGAATATTTGGCTGCgtcactttaaagggatagttcacccaaaaaggaaaattctgtcatcatttactcatactCAAGtagtttcaaacctgtatgaatttctgttctgctgaacacaaagatatttggaagaatatcagtaaccaaacagatctcacccttctttgactaccatagtatttatttttcctactatggaagtaaaTGCGGgctgagatctgcttggttaatgacattcttccaaatatctccctttgtctTCAGCAGaacagaaattcatacaggtttaaaacTACTTGAGGGaaagtaaatgacagaattttcattttgggtgaactatccctttaagacataatgcaAGGATACAGTGCGCTGATACTGAACACATTCGTTCTTTCTTGAgtgtttaagttcacttaagacataacctactatgtttgctaggatactctacaagacgggcatgttgacaatttttgtgtgaatttgtctgttCAAGCGCAAGACTTGATAGAGAAGGCAATATCTGCACGCTTctagttctctttcgcgtcttgcacttgaatgttaaaattggcaaggcttaaatgagtttagttttcGTGCGCTATCAGCACTCGGGTGACGACGGCGTAAAGGACTGGTCATATATAtagagcatacggcactcgcaTTGAACAAAGTTTTGGGAAGCCAGAATGTGTATCCTATCCATTGACAGAAGCATACATTAGCCTAactctgtctgttttatttattttcaacaaaccaTACTTTAGATGCGTATGCGTCGTCAGATATGAGATGACTGCGGTACAAGTGCGTGGAGAACTGTACagttcaatttttattttttttattttttatttaccaAGAACCATTACACCTCTATTCTTAAACgtgtatatattcatatatataatataatttgaaaAAGCTTCATTCcatttttgtgaagaaaaaaactaaacatttgGTCTCAAAACTGAAAACTCACTtatcaaaataacaaaagcagacAAATGTCAAAGTTTTTAtgacaaaaagaaaatgttacaATCTGCAAAGGAGTGGAAAATGTTCAAATACTTCATTTAATGTCAAAGAACTTAACATAAACACAAGATCATGTCCCCCAACCCCATTTTCTTATGCCACTGCCCATAATTCTAACAAACAATTGTAATCTGGCTCAGAGGGAGATGGGAATCATGGCtttttggcagtttttctggtgattaataaataatacaagaCTTCTAAGCCTTACAAATGATTGTCAAAAGCAAAAATGCTACAAAATGCACATATTTTGAGAGGAAGTGTGATGTGTTAGAGCAAAACA encodes:
- the sf3b4 gene encoding LOW QUALITY PROTEIN: splicing factor 3B subunit 4 (The sequence of the model RefSeq protein was modified relative to this genomic sequence to represent the inferred CDS: deleted 3 bases in 2 codons) is translated as MAAGPISERNQDATVYVGGLDEKVSEPLLWELFLQAGPVVNTHMPKDRVTGQHQGYGFVEFLSEEDADYAIKIMNMIKLYGKPIRVNKASAHNKNLDVGANIFIGNLDPEIDEKLLYDTFSAFGVILQTPKIMRDPDTGNSKGYAFINYASFDASDAAIEAMNGQYLCNRPITVSYAFKKDSKGERHGSAAERLLAAQNPLSQADRPHQLFADAPPPPSIPTPVMTAMGAGMPMPGMPPPGAFPPVPPPGTMPPGMPPGMPMPPAPGTPGSQGGGGHPPGPPPFPPAGMHPPGMPPMPMPPSGPPGMVPPPPGPPGSSQQRAPTPPGMPPPPMGVPPRGPFGPPMGPPMHPGMRGPPPPIPPPGYGAGPPRPPPFGFQRGPPLPPRPPAPPRGPMRAPMPP
- the rab25a gene encoding ras-related protein Rab-25a, whose protein sequence is MGTDLAYNFVFKVVLIGESGVGKSNLLSRFTKNEFNHDSRTTIGVEFSTRSIQVDNITIKAQIWDTAGLERYRAITSAYYRGAVGALLVYDITKHLTYENVERWLKELYDHADPHIVVMLVGNKSDLGNVRTVPTEEAKDFAEAKGLLFMETSALESTNVESAFLEVLTAIHKKVASKEVTRGSISAVTLGQTLGPTSEFKEERQSCCKS